One genomic segment of Cryptococcus neoformans var. neoformans JEC21 chromosome 8 sequence includes these proteins:
- a CDS encoding expressed protein: protein MSTQLQHIMATLSPVSSSSVTATSPVLGTSPSAPATALAGTTITPLINTGKPKTSKPRKRVNTAEKRSQHNAIERARRETLNSKFLDLARLLPSLASSRRPSKSAIVNGSISHLTYQRKQRLLAAKLLKQVRIERDELLREVNEWRSVSGCALKECSAWTEEMDEVTAVEKEIFGNFVSVDGEEDGDGEMEDGPVLATPIEDNKFMPLNNGMWNEFGYGMNPANGFVNSASDTLSQTSPVGSQAHTTVLTPPMSATEPQTVYNHTPSPSSSQGAASIVEAPKDGMPTVPSQTNHFNQQLLNWSQQFFQHPMQQPDTATALPRPPQQVSPQSQNQRFNPMLPEAFNGMFNPLQMGHGVVPGQEQNVSADAFTQQLMASMFPGKYAAQPSISDLQKAVRAGMGLGLGMMGNQWPQENAVEGF from the exons ATGTCTACACAACTACAGCACATCATGGCTACTCTCTCCCcagtttcttcttcttccgttaCCGCCACCTCTCCCGTCCTTGGAACCTCTCCTTCCGCTCCCGCAACTGCACTTGCCGGCACCACCATTACTCCTCTAATTAACACTGGCAAGCCCAAGACCAGCAAGCCCCGCAAGCGCGTGAACACTGCTGAGAAGCGATCTCAACACAACGCTATTGAACGTGCTCGGAGAGAGACTCTTAACAGCAAATTCCTCGACCTCGcccgtcttcttccttctctcgcctCTTCCCGCCGACCCTCCAAGAGCGCTATCGTAAACGGCTCTATCTCTCACTTGACTTACCAGAGGAAACAGCGCCTTCTTGCCGCCAAATTACTGAAGCAAGTTCGCATCGAGCGGGATGAGCTTCTAAGGGAGGTGAATGAATGGAGAAGTGTTAGTGGCTGTGCCTTGAAGGAGTGTTCTGCCTGGAcggaagagatggacgagGTTACTGCtgttgaaaaggagatcTTTGGGAACTTTGTCAGCGttgatggtgaagaggacggtgatggtgagatggaggatggcCCGGTTTTGGCCACCCCTATCGAGGACAACAAGTTTATGCCTCTCAACAACGGCATGTGGAACGAGTTTGGCTATGGTATGAATCCCGCCAACGGTTTCGTCAACAGCGCTTCCGATACCCTTTCACAAACTTCTCCTGTCGGTTCGCAAGCTCACACTACTGTCCTTACTCCTCCCATGTCAGCCACCGAGCCTCAGACGGTCTACAACCACactccttctccgtcttcttcccaaggCGCTGCTAGCATCGTCGAAGCTCCCAAGGATGGCATGCCCACTGTACCCTCTCAGACTAATCACTTCAACCAACAGTTGTTGAACTGGTCACAACAATTTTTCCAGCATCCCATGCAGCAACCTGACACTGCTACCGCTTTGCCACGTCCTCCTCAGCAAGTCTCGCCTCAGAGTCAGAATCAGAGGTTCAATCCCATGCTCCCTGAGGCTTTCAATGGCATGTTCAACCCGCTTCAAATGGGTCACGGTGTTGTTCCAGGGCAAGAGCAAAATGTTTCCGCCGATGCGTTCACCCAACAACTTATGGCGAGCATGTTTCCTGGCAAGTATGCCGCCCAGCCCTCTATTTCTGATCTCCAG AAGGCTGTTCGTGCGGGTATGGGTCTCGGGCTCGGTATGATGGGCAATCAGTGGCCGCAGGAGAACGCAGTGGAGGGCTTCTAA